One Takifugu rubripes chromosome 2, fTakRub1.2, whole genome shotgun sequence genomic region harbors:
- the sumo3a gene encoding small ubiquitin-related modifier 3-like — MSEEKPKEGVKTENDHINLKVAGQDGSVVQFKIKRHTPLNKLMKAYCERQGLQIRQIRFRFDGQPINETDTPAQLEMEDEDTIDVFQQQTGGRC; from the exons ATGTCAGAGGAAAAGCCAAAG GAGGGAGTCAAGACCGAGAATGATCACATCAACCTCAAGGTTGCAGGGCAGGATGGTTCTGTGGTTCAGTTCAAAATCAAAAGGCACACACCCCTCAACAAACTCATGAAGGCTTACTGTGAACGACAG GGCCTTCAGATAAGGCAGATCAGGTTCAGGTTTGATGGCCAGCCTATCAACGAGACAGACACACCTGCACAG CTGGAGATGGAAGACGAAGACACCATAGATGTATTccagcagcagacaggaggCCGCTGCTAA
- the tspeara gene encoding thrombospondin-type laminin G domain and EAR repeat-containing protein codes for MLGTETKIPFVMSLLLLVQILLMGLRVTGTTTDTWRQCTDLIPLDLLSFVLEKDPSKLAPNVHVKQARGVRGVHFSGPHTSVTFPSSSKLLVNCELFPQNISIVLTLKIDSGAAKRNEYIFTLMMPRQLEKRSASGLERERKTERKRTRDKKAKREREKLILGLRLSRNRLHFLYRSDGGAVENCKFQSTRLDDNQWHTLVLVIDSHRVSLTVDCGAPLEIFPTRRFPSGPSLQGSRFHIGSRGKWKGLFSGLLRQLVLVPGSDATQRICPSLMPQLAALSVPSLLLDESHRGSDEEDQRIYQTREEQVSVGLQQSCTEQIKGQLWFNPLRKGLYLCDGTVWIAVLEDHKRLDYLLEHQIITTSSETHDVEVFQLPGVGLMAAMAHRSTFSGSAVYIWNHTSFQLYQNFSTHGALAWRHFTMGKKTFLVVSNCGGEPGRHYKNEKPMDFSVIYKWSKKRKQFVRVQTVQTYCARDWEAFKINRQTYLAVANHRQGDNNHTINSVIYKWNRLTKSFEIHQLLPTSGAYDWEYFTVGPYHFLVVANAFDGVTTSVDSVIYVWINGSFQVFQTIKTFCATDWEMFQIGSRVFLAVANGHRLQASGPSQYAINSTIYELDMIGQLFVRFQDILTYSAVDWEFFSLGEDHFLIVANSFNGESYSLNSILYRWQGYEGFVPVHWLPTIGCSDWEYFSSQGEAYLIYSSAKAPLSKVFKLKTY; via the exons ATGCTGGGAACTGAAACTAAAATTCCTTTTGTGATGTCCTTGCTGCTACTTGTGCAGATCCTTCTCATGGGATTAAGGGTCACTGGAACCACCACAGACACATGGAGGCAATGTACAG ATTTGATCCCTCTTGATCTTCTGTCCTTTGTCCTTGAGAAAGACCCCTCTAAACTTGCGCCAAATGTGCATGTGAAGCAGGCCAGGGGAGTGAGGGGCGTGCACTTCTCCGGTCCTCACACCTCCGTgacctttccctcctcctccaagcTGTTGGTGAACTGTGAACTCTTTCCCCAAAATATTTCTATTGTCTTGACGTTGAAGATCGACAGCGGCGCCGCCAAG AGAAACGAATATATCTTCACCTTGATGATGCCAAGACAATTGGAGAAAAGAAGTGCGTCGGGTTTGGAAAGGgaaaggaagacagagaggaagcgGACCAGGGACAAGAAGGCAAAAAGGGAACGGGAGAAGCTCATTCTGGGACTGAGGCTCTCGAGGAACCGCCTGCATTTCCTTTATCGAAGTGATGGAGGGGCAGTCGAGAACTGCAAGTTCCAGAGCACTCGCCTGGACGATAACCAGTGGCACACGCTGGTTTTGGTCATTGACAGCCACCGGGTCAGTCTCACCGTGGACTGTGGGGCCCCACTAGAAAT TTTTCCCACCAGGCGTTTCCCCTCCGGCCCCAGCTTACAGGGATCGAGATTCCACATTGGAAGTCGAGGAAAATGGAAAGGCTTGTTTTCA GGTCTTTTGCGGCAGCTGGTGTTGGTGCCTGGTTCAGATGCCACCCAACGGATCTGCCCCTCTTTAATGCCACAGCTAGCAGCTCTGTCTGTGCCCTCACTTCTCTTGGACGAATCCCACCGAGGGAGCGATGAGGAGGACCAAAGGATCTATCAAA CACGAGAAGAGCAAGTGTCAGTCGGGCTGCAGCAATCGTGCACAGAGCAGATAAAAGGCCAACTGTGGTTTAATCCACTCAGGAAGGGTCTCTACCTTTGTGATGGGACAGTGTGGATCGCGGTGCTTGAAG ATCATAAAAGGCTGGACTATTTGCTGGAACACCAAATCATCACAACCAGCTCAGAAACCCATGATGTTGAG GTGTTCCAGCTGCCTGGCGTTGGTCTGATGGCAGCTATGGCTCATCGCTCCACATTCTCTGGTTCTGCTGTGTATATATGGAATCACACAAGTTTCCAGCTCTATCAGAATTTCAGTACACATGGGGCGCTGGCTTGGAGACACTTCACTATGGGAAAGAAG ACGTTTCTCGTGGTGTCAAACTGTGGAGGAGAACCAGGCAGGCATTACAAGAATGAAAAGCCGATGGATTTCTCTGTGATTTACAAGtggagcaaaaaaagaaaacagtttgtACGGGTCCAGACTGTGCAGACCTACTGTGCCCGTGACTGGGAGGCCTTTAAAATCAATCGGCAAACCTATCTTGCGGTGGCGAACCACAGACAAG GAGATAACAATCACACTATCAACAGTGTGATATACAAATGGAACCGGTTAACCAAGTCCTTTGAGATTCACCAGTTGCTGCCCACCTCTGGGGCCTACGATTGGGAGTACTTCACGGTGGGGCCCTACCATTTTCTGGTGGTTGCAAATGCCTTTGATGGCGTGACCACTTCTGTAGACTCAGTGATCTATGTTTGGATAAACGGAAGCTTCCAGGTGTTCCAGACCATCAAG ACATTTTGTGCTACAGATTGGGAAATGTTTCAGATTGGCAGCAGAGTTTTCTTAGCTGTCGCCAATGGACACAGACTCCAGGCTAGTGGACCGAGTCAGTACGCCATCAACTCCACTATCTATGAACTGGACATGATTGGGCAGCTGTTTGTCCGTTTCCAGGATATTCTCACCTATAG TGCAGTGGATTGGGAGTTCTTCAGCCTCGGGGAGGATCATTTTCTGATCGTTGCCAACTCCTTTAATGGAGAATCATACTCTCTCAATAGTATTCTCTACAG GTGGCAAGGATATGAAGGTTTTGTTCCTGTTCACTGGCTTCCAACAATTGGGTGCAGTGACTGGGAGTATTTCAGCTCTCAAGGAGAAGCATATCTAATCTACTCTAGTGCAAAAGCTCCCCTCTCCAAAGTGTTCAAGCTGAAAACCTACTAA